TATATATTCAAGTGATTTCAAAATGACCGACAATTCAATGCCAACTGGTTTTGACCAGCTGGGCCTGCCTACTGAAATTCTCGACGCTGTTACCAAGCTGGGATACGAAACTCCGTCTCCCATCCAGGCGATGACTATTCCGTCACTGCTGGAAGGGCGCGATGTACTGGGTCAGGCGCAAACCGGTACCGGCAAGACCGCGGCCTTTGCGCTGCCGCTGCTGGCGAACCTGGATCTGAAAAGCAAGCGCCCCCAGGCACTGGTACTGGCGCCGACTCGCGAGCTGGCCATTCAGGTGGCCGAGGCCTGCCAGTCTTATGCCGCCAATCTCAAAGGCTTTCACGTTGCACCTATCTATGGCGGTGCTGACTACCGCGGCCAGATCCAGCAGCTCAAGCGCGGCGTGCAGCTGATCGTGGGTACCCCGGGCCGGGTGATGGACCATATGCGCAAGGGCACCCTGGATCTGTCTAACCTGAAGACTCTGGTGCTGGACGAAGCCGACGAAATGCTGCGCATGGGCTTTATCGATGACGTGCAGTGGGTGCTGGAACAGATTCCGGAAGAGCGCCAGATTGCCCTCTTCTCCGCCACCATGCCCCGCGAAATCGCGCGTATTGCCCGCGATCACTTGCGTGACCCGGTGGACGTAAAGATCAAGGTCAAAACCGAGACCGCCGAAACCATCCGCCAGCGTTACTGGCCGGTGGGTGGTCTGCACAAGATGGACGCACTCACCCGGATTCTCGAAGCCGAGCCGGTGGACGCCACTATCATTTTCGTGCGCACCAAAAACGCGACTGTCGAGATTGCCGACAAGCTTGCCGCGCGCGGTTTCGCCAGCGCTGCCCTGAACGGGGACATGGCGCAGGGGATGCGTGAGCAGGTGATTGAAAAGCTCAAGGCGGGCAAGCTGGATATCGTTGTGGCGACGGACGTTGCGGCGCGTGGCCTGGATGTGAAGCGTATCAGTCACGTGATCAACTACGACATTCCCTACGACACCGAAGCCTACATCCACCGTATTGGCCGTACCGGTCGTGCCGGGCGCGAGGGTGATGCGATCCTGTTCGTCGCACCCCGCGAGCAGCGTATGCTCCGCACCATCGAGCGCGCCACCAAGAAGCCGATCGAGCGTCTCGATCTGCCGACGGCGGCTGCGGTGAATGCTTCCCGTATGGAAAAATTCCAGCAGAAAATTACTTACACCCTGGCTGGCCGCCGTGATCTGGCACCGTTCCGCGATCTGGTGGATCAGTACTTGTCTGCTAACGATGTGGACCCCCTGGATGTAGCTGCCGCTCTGGCCGCGATGGCTCAGGGTGACCAGCCGTTGCTGCTGGACGAGCGCGAGCCCGCGCCTCGCGAGCGCAAGCGTCGCGATTCCGACGATGACTTTGATAGCCGCAAGCGCAACAAGCGTGAAAAGCGCGAAGGGTTCGACAAGGACAGCCGCAAGATTCCGGGGCCGGATGAGGGCAAGGAACGTTACCGCATCGAAGTGGGACGTGAGCACGGCGTACGTCCGGGCAGTGTGGTTGGCGCTATCGCCAATGAGGTGGATCTGGATAGCTCCTACATCGGGCGTATCGAGATTTATCCGGACTACACCACCGTGGATTTGCCTGAAGGGATGCCGAAGGAGATTTTCACTCATCTGAAAAAGGTGCGAGTGAATGGCCGTCCGATGAATATTACCCGTTTTGAGGAAGAGGCTGGAACGGGCAGCAAGCCGAAGTTTGCTCCTAAAAAACGCAAGCCGAAGATGCCGCGGGATTGATCATCCCGAATGAAAAAAGCCGCCCCATTGGGCGGCTTTTTTTTACTTTTTTTCCCGGTAGTTGAGCGGCGTGCCCAACACTCCTTACGATTTACGTCACGTTTTATTTCACTTTCCCAAACGGCAACATCTGCCGCAGCGTGTTGTCCTTGGTGAACAGGTGATGCCACAGCGCACCGCCGATATGCAGTACCAGCAACACCAGCAGCGCATTCCACAAAAATTCCTTGTGTATAAAACCGAGCTGCTTGGCGAGGTCGACATTTTTTGTCACGAAGGAGGGCAATTCGAACAGCCAGAACAAGGTGGTGTCTCTTCCGGCAAACTGACGCATCAGTAGGCCGGTCAGGGGCATGCCAATGATGATGACGTACATCAGGCTCTGTACCAGCAACGAAATCGGTTTCTGGAAGCCACTGCCATAC
This is a stretch of genomic DNA from Microbulbifer bruguierae. It encodes these proteins:
- a CDS encoding DEAD/DEAH box helicase, whose protein sequence is MTDNSMPTGFDQLGLPTEILDAVTKLGYETPSPIQAMTIPSLLEGRDVLGQAQTGTGKTAAFALPLLANLDLKSKRPQALVLAPTRELAIQVAEACQSYAANLKGFHVAPIYGGADYRGQIQQLKRGVQLIVGTPGRVMDHMRKGTLDLSNLKTLVLDEADEMLRMGFIDDVQWVLEQIPEERQIALFSATMPREIARIARDHLRDPVDVKIKVKTETAETIRQRYWPVGGLHKMDALTRILEAEPVDATIIFVRTKNATVEIADKLAARGFASAALNGDMAQGMREQVIEKLKAGKLDIVVATDVAARGLDVKRISHVINYDIPYDTEAYIHRIGRTGRAGREGDAILFVAPREQRMLRTIERATKKPIERLDLPTAAAVNASRMEKFQQKITYTLAGRRDLAPFRDLVDQYLSANDVDPLDVAAALAAMAQGDQPLLLDEREPAPRERKRRDSDDDFDSRKRNKREKREGFDKDSRKIPGPDEGKERYRIEVGREHGVRPGSVVGAIANEVDLDSSYIGRIEIYPDYTTVDLPEGMPKEIFTHLKKVRVNGRPMNITRFEEEAGTGSKPKFAPKKRKPKMPRD
- a CDS encoding cytochrome b — encoded protein: MASTPNSWSPAIKTLHWTIAFFILFAWGSVELHEFYERDDPMRGWWMVLHFSLGFSVLFLGLLRLYWRATHGRPTLYGSGFQKPISLLVQSLMYVIIIGMPLTGLLMRQFAGRDTTLFWLFELPSFVTKNVDLAKQLGFIHKEFLWNALLVLLVLHIGGALWHHLFTKDNTLRQMLPFGKVK